The following are encoded together in the Gasterosteus aculeatus chromosome 7, fGasAcu3.hap1.1, whole genome shotgun sequence genome:
- the LOC120822962 gene encoding uncharacterized protein LOC120822962 isoform X1, giving the protein MSHQVCHCGWSKVTTYQGLRTHQGMMGCTPKGKGIPESQQFIFNNYLPKPAYPGPLMAEEPLMNINTPAFKPDEKLHSSGSQRDIWWSLLAGVHQGDGGSFNRSTPGKTESGSGRLGAAALDVLVKDGAPPTTTAQELFGPNEKQKEKERQTQQLQKAGKLQVCHCGWSEVTTYHGLRTHQGKMGCTPKGMGIPESQQFIFNGSLPKPTNPGPLMADEPLMNIFTPAFKSDEKLHSSGSQQDIWGVHRGDGGSFSRTTPVKTEIGSAQLGAAALDALVKETNEWAFQTPPPCATTHQAPARQAPVSACRALDFNTSAQQVTGQLFWAPPTTTAQETFGPNERQKEKERETQQLQKVRQDRTRADLQHDIQTRERKMAEVRSSVKACKGGLDAEWLEINNVFAGVMRAVEGARRKALGPLEERRKKVKKEAELLVQRLQKEIDKLKMTIDELETDPELKVSSQTGLTDTDAVNTSSSFGSLRTTTSNMMEEIHQELEKLSSVELKRISTFAVDVKLDPATAHPGLLLSPDGKSARDGGDHQKVPDGPQRFDVFGSVVGLGALPPGRSYWEVEVGDKTGWDLGVARRDARRKGRLSLDPANGYWVAVHFEGEKYAAMTAPPVRLPLTRRPRRVGVFVDRAEGLVSFYDAAAKSHMYSFAGCAFGGEVLPYFSPHLRQNGENSRPLSLPAVAVVA; this is encoded by the exons ATGAGCCACCAGGTGTGCCACTGCGGGTGGTCCAAAGTGACCACCTACCAGGGCCTGAGGACCCACCAGGGGATGATGGGATGCACGCCGAAGGGAAAGGGAATCCCGGAGAGCCAACAGTTCATATTCAACAATTACCTCCCTAAACCCGCCTACCCGGGGCCCCTCATGGCCGAAGAGCCCCTGATGAATATCAACACCCCCGCCTTCAAGCCCGATGAGAAGTTACACAGCTCAG GGAGTCAACGGGACATCTGGTGGAGTCTTTTAGCAGGAGTTCATCAAGGGGACGGAGGATCTTTTAACCGAAGCACTCCGGGCAAGACCGAG AGCGGCAGCGGCCGGCTCGGAGCGGCGGCCCTGGACGTCCTGGTGAAGGACGGGGCCCCTCCAACGACCACAGCTCAGGAACTATTTGGACCAAATgagaagcagaaagagaaggagagacagaCTCAACAACTCCAAAAG GCGGGGAAACTCCAAGTGTGCCACTGCGGGTGGTCCGAAGTGACCACTTACCACGGCCTGAGGACCCACCAGGGGAAGATGGGATGCACGCCGAAGGGAATGGGAATCCCCGAGAGCCAACAGTTCATATTCAACGGTTCCCTTCCTAAACCCACCAACCCGGGGCCCCTCATGGCTGATGAGCCCCTGATGAATATCTTCACCCCCGCCTTCAAGTCCGATGAGAAGTTACACAGCTCAG GGAGTCAACAGGACATCTGGGGGGTTCATCGAGGGGACGGAGGATCTTTTAGCCGAACCACTCCGGTCAAGACCGAG ATCGGCAGCGCCCAGCTCGGAGCGGCGGCCCTGGACGCCCTGGTGAAGGAAACAAACGAATGGG CGTTTCAGACTCCACCGCCCTGCGCCACGACGCACCAAGCCCCCGCCCGTCAAGCCCCCGTCAGCGCCTGTAGAGCGCTTGATTTCAACACCAGCGCGCAGCAG GTAACTGGGCAACTGTTCTGGGCCCCTCCAACGACCACAGCTCAGGAAACATTTGGACCAAATGAgaggcagaaggagaaggagagagagactcaaCAACTACAAAAG GTGAGGCAGGACAGGACGAGGGCTGATTTACAGCACGACATTCAGACGAGGGAACGGAAGATGGCGGAAGTCAGATCCTCGGTGAAGGCATGCAAG GGCGGCCTGGACGCAGAGTGGCTGGAGATCAACAACGTGTTCGCTGGGGTGATGAGAGCCGTCGAGGGCGCCCGGCGAAAAGCCCTCGGACCCCTGGAGGAGAG GAGGAAGAAAGTGAAGAAGGAAGCAGAACTTCTGGTCCAGAGGCTGCAAAAGGAAATTGACAAACTGAAGATGACCATTGACGAGCTGGAGACGGATCCTGAGCTGAAG GTTTCATCTCAAACAGGCCTGACGGACACTGACGCCGTTAACACCTCGTCCTCTTTCGGTTCACTGAGGACTACAACGTCCAACATGATGGAAGAAATTCACCAGGAGCTGGAAAAACTCTCCTCCGTCG AACTCAAGAGGATTTCCACATTTGCAG TGGACGTGAAGCTGGATCCCGCCACCGCCCACCCGGGTCTGCTGCTGTCCCCCGACGGGAAGTCggcgagagacggaggagaccaCCAGAAGGTCCCCGACGGCCCCCAGAGGTTCGACGTGTTCGGCAGCGTCGTGGGGCTCGGCGCGCTGCCCCCCGGGAGGTCCTACTGGGAGGTGGAGGTCGGCGACAAGACGGGCTGGGACCTGGGCGTGGCGCGGCGCGACGCCAGGCGCAAGGGGAGGCTCTCGCTGGACCCGGCGAACGGCTACTGGGTCGCCGTGCACTTCGAGGGGGAAAAGTACGCGGCCATGACGGCGCCGCCCGTCAGGCTCCCCCTGACGCGGAGGCCTCGCAGGGTGGGGGTGTTCGTGGACCGCGCGGAGGGCCTGGTGTCCTTCTACGACGCGGCGGCCAAGTCTCACATGTACTCGTTCGCGGGGTGTGCGTTCGGCGGTGAGGTTTTGCCGTATTTCAGTCCGCACCTCAGACAAAACGGGGAGAACTCTCGGCCGCTGAGCCTCCCGGCTGTGGCGGTAGTTGCGTGA
- the LOC120822962 gene encoding uncharacterized protein LOC120822962 isoform X2 → MSHQVCHCGWSKVTTYQGLRTHQGMMGCTPKGKGIPESQQFIFNNYLPKPAYPGPLMAEEPLMNINTPAFKPDEKLHSSGSQQDIWGVHRGDGGSFSRTTPVKTEIGSAQLGAAALDALVKETNEWAFQTPPPCATTHQAPARQAPVSACRALDFNTSAQQVTGQLFWAPPTTTAQETFGPNERQKEKERETQQLQKVRQDRTRADLQHDIQTRERKMAEVRSSVKACKGGLDAEWLEINNVFAGVMRAVEGARRKALGPLEERRKKVKKEAELLVQRLQKEIDKLKMTIDELETDPELKVSSQTGLTDTDAVNTSSSFGSLRTTTSNMMEEIHQELEKLSSVELKRISTFAVDVKLDPATAHPGLLLSPDGKSARDGGDHQKVPDGPQRFDVFGSVVGLGALPPGRSYWEVEVGDKTGWDLGVARRDARRKGRLSLDPANGYWVAVHFEGEKYAAMTAPPVRLPLTRRPRRVGVFVDRAEGLVSFYDAAAKSHMYSFAGCAFGGEVLPYFSPHLRQNGENSRPLSLPAVAVVA, encoded by the exons ATGAGCCACCAGGTGTGCCACTGCGGGTGGTCCAAAGTGACCACCTACCAGGGCCTGAGGACCCACCAGGGGATGATGGGATGCACGCCGAAGGGAAAGGGAATCCCGGAGAGCCAACAGTTCATATTCAACAATTACCTCCCTAAACCCGCCTACCCGGGGCCCCTCATGGCCGAAGAGCCCCTGATGAATATCAACACCCCCGCCTTCAAGCCCGATGAGAAGTTACACAGCTCAG GGAGTCAACAGGACATCTGGGGGGTTCATCGAGGGGACGGAGGATCTTTTAGCCGAACCACTCCGGTCAAGACCGAG ATCGGCAGCGCCCAGCTCGGAGCGGCGGCCCTGGACGCCCTGGTGAAGGAAACAAACGAATGGG CGTTTCAGACTCCACCGCCCTGCGCCACGACGCACCAAGCCCCCGCCCGTCAAGCCCCCGTCAGCGCCTGTAGAGCGCTTGATTTCAACACCAGCGCGCAGCAG GTAACTGGGCAACTGTTCTGGGCCCCTCCAACGACCACAGCTCAGGAAACATTTGGACCAAATGAgaggcagaaggagaaggagagagagactcaaCAACTACAAAAG GTGAGGCAGGACAGGACGAGGGCTGATTTACAGCACGACATTCAGACGAGGGAACGGAAGATGGCGGAAGTCAGATCCTCGGTGAAGGCATGCAAG GGCGGCCTGGACGCAGAGTGGCTGGAGATCAACAACGTGTTCGCTGGGGTGATGAGAGCCGTCGAGGGCGCCCGGCGAAAAGCCCTCGGACCCCTGGAGGAGAG GAGGAAGAAAGTGAAGAAGGAAGCAGAACTTCTGGTCCAGAGGCTGCAAAAGGAAATTGACAAACTGAAGATGACCATTGACGAGCTGGAGACGGATCCTGAGCTGAAG GTTTCATCTCAAACAGGCCTGACGGACACTGACGCCGTTAACACCTCGTCCTCTTTCGGTTCACTGAGGACTACAACGTCCAACATGATGGAAGAAATTCACCAGGAGCTGGAAAAACTCTCCTCCGTCG AACTCAAGAGGATTTCCACATTTGCAG TGGACGTGAAGCTGGATCCCGCCACCGCCCACCCGGGTCTGCTGCTGTCCCCCGACGGGAAGTCggcgagagacggaggagaccaCCAGAAGGTCCCCGACGGCCCCCAGAGGTTCGACGTGTTCGGCAGCGTCGTGGGGCTCGGCGCGCTGCCCCCCGGGAGGTCCTACTGGGAGGTGGAGGTCGGCGACAAGACGGGCTGGGACCTGGGCGTGGCGCGGCGCGACGCCAGGCGCAAGGGGAGGCTCTCGCTGGACCCGGCGAACGGCTACTGGGTCGCCGTGCACTTCGAGGGGGAAAAGTACGCGGCCATGACGGCGCCGCCCGTCAGGCTCCCCCTGACGCGGAGGCCTCGCAGGGTGGGGGTGTTCGTGGACCGCGCGGAGGGCCTGGTGTCCTTCTACGACGCGGCGGCCAAGTCTCACATGTACTCGTTCGCGGGGTGTGCGTTCGGCGGTGAGGTTTTGCCGTATTTCAGTCCGCACCTCAGACAAAACGGGGAGAACTCTCGGCCGCTGAGCCTCCCGGCTGTGGCGGTAGTTGCGTGA
- the LOC120822812 gene encoding E3 ubiquitin-protein ligase TRIM21-like, producing the protein MAAAQVPPRDPGSLQTHLTCSICIEPFVEPVTTDCGHSFCKKCLHSTLTYKDNCPLCKDLVRKVPTVNIVLRSIVEEIKALEKSADKYTGAPGEVACDVCTERKLKAKKSCLVCLASYCSTHLENHSSTERLKGHKLVEPVENLDERACLKHGRPLELYSRKRGECICALCIEEGQEAIVSTEDECDQKKAKLENIKTELNEKIKKKRTWIDETDTSLKRCKDQLETEWWDIDNVFTAVAAIVEEARAAALRPVEAKRDEVLKEAKDIKEKLEAEIHRLEKTISELDNLSVLEDHVLFLQRYPALPNPDNLVDSTAVELDTSLFFGTVRKITTTMLEQIQQKLEELTSTELQRVTKFREDVKLDPTTAHRRLVLSEDGKEVRDKGEDREVADAPERFDLFASVLGLNPLSSGRSFWEVEVGDKTGWDLGVARADANRRGKLSLSPDDGYWVIVRYDQEKYAALTAPPISLSLANHPRKVGILVDTEDGLVSFYDTAAGSHVYSFTGCSFGDAVLLPYFSPHAKQEEKNSEPLIVSVSKHGF; encoded by the exons ATGGCCGCCGCTCAAgtgcccccccgcgaccccggCTCGCTGCAGACGCACCTCACCTGCTCCATCTGCATTGAGCCTTTTGTGGAGCCCGTCACCACAGACTGCGGCCACTCGTTTTGTAAGAAATGCCTGCATAGTACCCTTACATACAAGGATAACTGCCCCCTATGCAAGGATCTTGTGAGGAAGGTCCCGACTGTCAACATCGTCCTGAGAAGCATCGTGGAGGAGATTAAGGCCCTGGAGAAGTCTGCCGATAAGTACACCGGGGCCCCCGGCGAAGTGGCCTGCGACGTTTGCACAGAGCGAAAGCTGAAGGCCAAGAAGTCCTGTCTCGTGTGTCTTGCCTCGTACTGTTCGACGCACCTGGAGAACCACTCCTCGACTGAAAGGCTGAAGGGCCACAAGTTGGTGGAACCCGTGGAGAACCTGGACGAGAGGGCCTGTTTGAAGCACGGGCGCCCCCTGGAGCTGTATAGCAGGAAGAGGGGAGAGTGCATTTGTGCACTTTGCATTGAGGAAGGTCAGGAGGCGATTGTGTCCACTGAAGACGAATGTGACCAGAAGAAG GCCAAGCTTGAAAACATAAAGACAGAATTAAACGAGAAAATTAAGAAGAAAAGAACATGGATCGACGAGACCGATACATCTCTGAAGAGATGCAAG GACCAGCTGGAGACTGAGTGGTGGGATATCGACAACGTGTTCACTGCCGTTGCCGCCATCGTGGAGGAAGCCCGGGCGGCAGCTCTCAGGCCGGTGGAGGCGAAGAGAGACGAAGTGCTGAAAGAAGCAAAAGACATCAAAGAGAAGCTGGAGGCTGAGATCCACAGACTCGAGAAAACCATCTCTGAGCTAGACAACTTATCGGTGCTTGAGGATCACGTCCTTTTCCTTCAG cgcTACCCAGCTCTTCCGAACCCGGACAACCTCGTGGACTCAACAGCGGTGGAGCTCGACACATCGTTGTTTTTCGGCACCGTGAGGAAAATCACAACGACCATGTTGGAACAGATTCAACAGAAACTTGAGGAGCTGACCTCCACGG AACTTCAGAGAGTTACAAAGTTCAGAG AGGATGTGAAGCTGGACCCGACCACCGCCCACCGTCGCCTCGTCCTCTCCGAGGACGGGAAGGAAGTGAGGGACAAGGGGGAGGACCGAGAGGTAGCCGACGCCCCGGAGAGGTTTGATCTGTTCGCCAGCGTCCTGGGGCTCAACCCGTTGTCCTCCGGGAGGTCCTTCTGGGAGGTGGAGGTCGGCGACAAGACCGGGTGGGACCTGGGCGTGGCGAGGGCCGACGCCAACCGCAGGGGGAAGCTCTCGCTGAGCCCGGACGACGGCTACTGGGTCATCGTGCGTTACGACCAGGAGAAGTACGCCGCTCTGACGGCGCCGCCCATCAGCCTCTCCCTGGCGAATCACCCCCGGAAGGTGGGCATTTTAGTGGACACAGAGGATGGCCTCGTGTCCTTCTACGACACGGCGGCCGGGTCACACGTCTACTCGTTCACCGGGTGCTCCTTCGGGGACGCCGTCCTCCTGCCGTATTTCAGCCCGCACGCcaaacaggaggagaaaaactCAGAGCCTCTGATCGTTTCTGTTTCAAAACACGGCTTTTGA
- the LOC120822813 gene encoding E3 ubiquitin-protein ligase TRIM47-like: MSDPPQCCICLEEFARPASLPCGHRFCLSCIGEYWRIHGACRCPLCKAFFPTRPPLNAAQTHGAGAPTEEEEEEAPPLKAGEVPCDLCPAKRRAVKSCLACLASYCAAHLEPHYQREDLGRHLLINVVKNLEDPACGLHGKQLQKFCRSDRTCICAMCAQTEHRGHHIVSIHREATKMKVKLKWRKTKLQQAIQERLSEVEKTELSAGLVGTGPSEERAPSKELIARLEEEISELRSRSAALDQISRGEDDLRFLQTFLHTSSWTDAFDLK; the protein is encoded by the exons ATGTCCGACCCCCCTCAGTGCTGCATCTGTCTGGAGGAGTTCGCCCGGCCCGCTTCCCTCCCCTGCGGACACCGCTTCTGCCTGAGCTGCATAGGAGAATACTGGAGGATCCACGGGGCCTGTCGGTGCCCACTCTGCAAGGCCTTTTTCCCCACAAGGCCGCCGCTAAACGCGGCCCAGACGCATGGCGCCGGCGCCccgaccgaggaggaggaggaggaggctccgccTCTGAAAGCCGGAGAGGTGCCCTGTGACCTCTGCCCCGCCAAGCGCAGGGCCGTCAAGTCCTGCCTGGCGTGCCTGGCCTCGTACTGTGCCGCCCATCTGGAGCCACACTACCAGAGAGAAGATCTGGGGCGCCACCTGCTGATCAACGTGGTGAAGAACCTGGAGGACCCCGCGTGCGGGCTGCACGGCAAGCAGCTACAGAAGTTCTGCAGGAGCGATCGAACATGCATCTGCGCCATGTGTGCCCAGACTGAGCACCGGGGCCATCACATCGTCTCCATCCACAGGGAGGCGACAAAGATGAAG GTGAAACTAAAATGGAGAAAGACGAAACTTCAGCAAGCCATCCAGGAGAGACTGAGCGAAGTGGAGAAAACCGAGCTCTCCGCCGGCCTCGTGGGCACGGGTCCCAGCGAGGAACGGGCTCCGAGCAAAGAGCTCATCGCACGACTGGAGGAGGAAATCTCGGAGCTGCGGAGCAGAAGCGCGGCGCTGGATCAGATCTCACGCGGCGAGGACGACCTCCGCTTCCTGCAG ACGTTTCTACACACCTCCTCGTGGACTGACGCCTTCGACCTTAAATAG
- the LOC120822811 gene encoding E3 ubiquitin-protein ligase TRIM39 isoform X2 — protein MTLPLGRAGMAASGNLSEEQVHCSICLDVFTNPVSIPCGHNFCQGCILGYWRTSPLYQCPMCKKSFPKRPDISINTVLREIAEQFKEIRVRGAEDQEREQAEDEMERKGTAGRRKKEDEERLLEKDQKQQEEEEERRNREKKPHLEELPPLIPCVPAPLIPPPPPQATDKGPHPPPPPQTPPTPSPQLAASSPPPWEEVLCDVCLGEGRPKAVKSCLVCLTSYCEEHLRSHVGRFTMHKLIEPVANMEDRMCPKHQRLLELFCKRDQTCVCVLCTETDHRAHYTVPVEREWTEKKAQLKKTEVDVQQMIRDRVKKVEEIKHSLEQNKASAQREVEESAQVVSDLVRSIRETQAELASAIEEKQRQTESWAQGLVAELEAEIGELRRRSGDLESVARSDHIHFLKSFPALSTLPSVKDWSETSVPTDVCVGTIRRSVAKLEAALHEAIGQLAESEIKKILKYKADVTLDADSANPWLQLSQDRRQVRHLGAWQDLPDRPERFDTVVIVLGREGFSSGRHYWEVQVGDKDDWYMGVARSSVNRKGRISISTTHGYWALAMKKGHGYRASTCPPEPLALPARPRRVGVYVDYEEGQVSFYDVKARAHIYTFKDEFREKILPFFYLYCCDKASDTIAICPVNEKSLIKQS, from the exons ATgaccctgcctctcggccgcgcAGGAATGGCCGCCAGCGGGAACCTCTCCGAAGAGCAGGTGCACTGCTCCATCTGCCTGGACGTCTTCACCAACCCCGTCTCCATCCCGTGCGGACACAACTTCTGCCAGGGCTGCATCCTGGGCTACTGGAGGACCAGCCCCTTGTACCAGTGCCCCATGTGCAAAAAGTCCTTCCCCAAGAGGCCCGACATCAGCATCAACACGGTGCTGAGGGAGATCGCCGAGCAGTTCAAGGAGATCAGGGTCAGGGGCGCCGAGGACCAGGAGCGCGAGCAGGCGGAGGACGAGATGGAGCGGAAGGGGACGGCGGGACGAaggaagaaggaggacgaggagaggcTTCTGGAGAAGGAtcagaagcagcaggaggaggaggaggagaggagaaacagagagaaaaagcctCATCTGGAGGAGTTACCACCTCTGATCCCCTGTGTGCCCGCACCCctgatccctcctcctccaccccaggCCACAGACAAGGGGCCCCACCCGCCTCCGCCGCCCCAAACACCACCCACGCCTTCACCTCAGCTCGCGGCTTCCTCACCCCCGCCCTGGGAGGAGGTCCTCTGCGACGTTTGCCTGGGGGAGGGCAGGCCCAAGGCGGTCAAGTCCTGCCTGGTGTGCCTCACCTCCTACTGCGAGGAGCACCTGCGGTCTCACGTGGGCAGGTTCACCATGCACAAGCTGATAGAGCCCGTGGCCAACATGGAGGACAGGATGTGTCCCAAGCACCAGCGGCTCCTGGAGCTCTTCTGCAAGAGGGACCAGACCTGCGTGTGCGTGCTCTGCACGGAGACGGACCACCGGGCGCACTACACCGTCCCCGTGGAGAGAGAGTGGACGGAGAAAAAG GCGCAGCTGAAGAAGACGGAAGTGGACGTCCAGCAGATGATCCGGGACAGAGTGAAAAAGGTGGAGGAGATCAAACACTCGTTGGAGCAAAACAAG GCCAGCGCccagagggaggtggaggaaagCGCGCAGGTGGTGTCGGACCTGGTGCGCTCCATCCGGGAGACTCAGGCCGAGCTGGCCTCGGCCATCGAGGAGAAGCAGCGGCAGACGGAGAGCTGGGCCCAAGGCCTGGTGGCTGAACTGGAGGCGGAGATCGgcgagctgaggaggaggagcggcgacCTGGAGAGCGTGGCCCGGAGCGACCACATCCACTTCCTGAAG AGCTTCCCGGCCCTCAGCACCCTTCCTTCCGTCAAAGACTGGTCCGAGACCAGCGTTCCCACGGACGTGTGCGTGGGGACGATCCGGAGGTCCGTGGCCAAACTGGAGGCCGCGCTGCACGAAGCGATCGGCCAATTGGCTGAAAGTG AGATCAAGAAGATTCTGAAATACAAAG CGGACGTGACGCTGGACGCCGACTCGGCCAACCCCTGGCTGCAGCTCTCGCAGGACAGGCGTCAGGTGAGACACCTGGGCGCCTGGCAGGACCTCCCGGACCGCCCCGAGCGCTTCGACACGGTGGTCATCGTTCTGGGCCGCGAGGGCTTCTCCTCGGGGAGGCACTACTGGGAGGTCCAAGTGGGGGACAAGGACGACTGGTACATGGGCGTGGCCAGATCCTCCGTCAACAGAAAGGGCCGCATCTCCATTAGCACGACGCACGGCTACTGGGCTCTGGCCATGAAGAAGGGCCACGGGTACCGAGCGTCCACGTGTCCGCCGGAGCCCCTCGCCCTCCCGGCCAGGCCCAGGCGGGTGGGCGTGTACGTGGACTACGAGGAGGGGCAGGTGTCCTTCTACGACGTAAAGGCTCGGGcccacatttacacattcaaAGACGAGTTCAGGGAGAAGATCTTGCCCTTCTTCTACCTGTACTGCTGCGACAAAGCGTCCGATACCATCGCCATTTGTCCCGTGAACGAGAAGAGTCTGATCAAGCAAAGCTAG
- the LOC120822811 gene encoding E3 ubiquitin-protein ligase TRIM39 isoform X1, translating to MDPVHVRTHAVSPSNPSDLDVTAGFDAPLGGRLLALRMTLPLGRAGMAASGNLSEEQVHCSICLDVFTNPVSIPCGHNFCQGCILGYWRTSPLYQCPMCKKSFPKRPDISINTVLREIAEQFKEIRVRGAEDQEREQAEDEMERKGTAGRRKKEDEERLLEKDQKQQEEEEERRNREKKPHLEELPPLIPCVPAPLIPPPPPQATDKGPHPPPPPQTPPTPSPQLAASSPPPWEEVLCDVCLGEGRPKAVKSCLVCLTSYCEEHLRSHVGRFTMHKLIEPVANMEDRMCPKHQRLLELFCKRDQTCVCVLCTETDHRAHYTVPVEREWTEKKAQLKKTEVDVQQMIRDRVKKVEEIKHSLEQNKASAQREVEESAQVVSDLVRSIRETQAELASAIEEKQRQTESWAQGLVAELEAEIGELRRRSGDLESVARSDHIHFLKSFPALSTLPSVKDWSETSVPTDVCVGTIRRSVAKLEAALHEAIGQLAESEIKKILKYKADVTLDADSANPWLQLSQDRRQVRHLGAWQDLPDRPERFDTVVIVLGREGFSSGRHYWEVQVGDKDDWYMGVARSSVNRKGRISISTTHGYWALAMKKGHGYRASTCPPEPLALPARPRRVGVYVDYEEGQVSFYDVKARAHIYTFKDEFREKILPFFYLYCCDKASDTIAICPVNEKSLIKQS from the exons ATGGATCCTGTCCATGTGCGCACGCACGCCGTCTCGCCGTCTAATCCGAGCGACCTCGATGTCACAGCAGGTTTTGATGCCCCGCTCGGAGGCCGGTTGCTGGCGCTGAGAATgaccctgcctctcggccgcgcAGGAATGGCCGCCAGCGGGAACCTCTCCGAAGAGCAGGTGCACTGCTCCATCTGCCTGGACGTCTTCACCAACCCCGTCTCCATCCCGTGCGGACACAACTTCTGCCAGGGCTGCATCCTGGGCTACTGGAGGACCAGCCCCTTGTACCAGTGCCCCATGTGCAAAAAGTCCTTCCCCAAGAGGCCCGACATCAGCATCAACACGGTGCTGAGGGAGATCGCCGAGCAGTTCAAGGAGATCAGGGTCAGGGGCGCCGAGGACCAGGAGCGCGAGCAGGCGGAGGACGAGATGGAGCGGAAGGGGACGGCGGGACGAaggaagaaggaggacgaggagaggcTTCTGGAGAAGGAtcagaagcagcaggaggaggaggaggagaggagaaacagagagaaaaagcctCATCTGGAGGAGTTACCACCTCTGATCCCCTGTGTGCCCGCACCCctgatccctcctcctccaccccaggCCACAGACAAGGGGCCCCACCCGCCTCCGCCGCCCCAAACACCACCCACGCCTTCACCTCAGCTCGCGGCTTCCTCACCCCCGCCCTGGGAGGAGGTCCTCTGCGACGTTTGCCTGGGGGAGGGCAGGCCCAAGGCGGTCAAGTCCTGCCTGGTGTGCCTCACCTCCTACTGCGAGGAGCACCTGCGGTCTCACGTGGGCAGGTTCACCATGCACAAGCTGATAGAGCCCGTGGCCAACATGGAGGACAGGATGTGTCCCAAGCACCAGCGGCTCCTGGAGCTCTTCTGCAAGAGGGACCAGACCTGCGTGTGCGTGCTCTGCACGGAGACGGACCACCGGGCGCACTACACCGTCCCCGTGGAGAGAGAGTGGACGGAGAAAAAG GCGCAGCTGAAGAAGACGGAAGTGGACGTCCAGCAGATGATCCGGGACAGAGTGAAAAAGGTGGAGGAGATCAAACACTCGTTGGAGCAAAACAAG GCCAGCGCccagagggaggtggaggaaagCGCGCAGGTGGTGTCGGACCTGGTGCGCTCCATCCGGGAGACTCAGGCCGAGCTGGCCTCGGCCATCGAGGAGAAGCAGCGGCAGACGGAGAGCTGGGCCCAAGGCCTGGTGGCTGAACTGGAGGCGGAGATCGgcgagctgaggaggaggagcggcgacCTGGAGAGCGTGGCCCGGAGCGACCACATCCACTTCCTGAAG AGCTTCCCGGCCCTCAGCACCCTTCCTTCCGTCAAAGACTGGTCCGAGACCAGCGTTCCCACGGACGTGTGCGTGGGGACGATCCGGAGGTCCGTGGCCAAACTGGAGGCCGCGCTGCACGAAGCGATCGGCCAATTGGCTGAAAGTG AGATCAAGAAGATTCTGAAATACAAAG CGGACGTGACGCTGGACGCCGACTCGGCCAACCCCTGGCTGCAGCTCTCGCAGGACAGGCGTCAGGTGAGACACCTGGGCGCCTGGCAGGACCTCCCGGACCGCCCCGAGCGCTTCGACACGGTGGTCATCGTTCTGGGCCGCGAGGGCTTCTCCTCGGGGAGGCACTACTGGGAGGTCCAAGTGGGGGACAAGGACGACTGGTACATGGGCGTGGCCAGATCCTCCGTCAACAGAAAGGGCCGCATCTCCATTAGCACGACGCACGGCTACTGGGCTCTGGCCATGAAGAAGGGCCACGGGTACCGAGCGTCCACGTGTCCGCCGGAGCCCCTCGCCCTCCCGGCCAGGCCCAGGCGGGTGGGCGTGTACGTGGACTACGAGGAGGGGCAGGTGTCCTTCTACGACGTAAAGGCTCGGGcccacatttacacattcaaAGACGAGTTCAGGGAGAAGATCTTGCCCTTCTTCTACCTGTACTGCTGCGACAAAGCGTCCGATACCATCGCCATTTGTCCCGTGAACGAGAAGAGTCTGATCAAGCAAAGCTAG